Sequence from the Leptospira johnsonii genome:
CTGAACGGACTCGGAGGACTTGCTTCCTTCTTAGTCGGTGGAAACTCCTTGATGGAGATCCTACAACCAGGTCATGATACTAAACAACTTGCAGATCTTCAATTTACCATCTCTACTGCAGCAACCGGTATTATCGGAGCAGTGACTCTTACAGGAAGTTTGATCGCTTTCGGAAAACTGCAAGGTCTGATCTCTGAAAAAGCGGTTCGTTACTTCGGAGACCAGATCGTAAAAATCCTATTTTTGATCGGTGCGCTTTACTTAGGTTATTTGAACGTAACCGAGCCTACTAAGATTGATTGGTACTGGTACATCGTATTAGTAGCTTCTGTCCTCGGAGTTCTGTTAGTAATTCCTATCGGTGGAGCGGATATGCCTGTGGTAATTGCTCTTCTTAACTCTTATTCCGGACTTGCAGCTTCCGCTACCGGATTCGTTTTAGGAAACAACGTATTGATCATCTCAGGATCTCTTGTAGGAGCTTCCGGTATCCTTCTTACTCAGATCATGTGTAAGGCAATGAACCGTTCTCTTCCGAACGTTCTTTTCGGTGGAATTGGAGCAGCTACTTCTTCCGCTGATTCCGGGGACATCTATGCCGGAAAAACAAAATCTACTTCCGCAGAAGAAGTGGCAATGTTACTGGATATGGCTCAAAGAGTGGTTATCGTTCCAGGTTACGGAATGGCAGTTGCTCAAGCACAGCACGCGGTTCGAGAACTTTACAACCAATTAACCGATAGAGGTATCGAAGTTGAATTTGCGATCCATCCGGTTGCAGGAAGGATGCCAGGTCACATGAACGTTCTATTAGCAGAAGCTGATATTCCTTACGACAAAATGAAGGAAATGGACGAGATCAATCCTACTTTTAACACTGTAGACGTAGTAATTATCAACGGTGCAAACGACGTGGTAAACCCTCTGGCAAAAACAGATCCGGGTTCTCCTATCGCTGGAATGCCGATCCTAGATGTGGACAAAGCAAAAACCATTATCGTGATCAAACGTTCTTTAAGCCCGGGATTTGCAGGAGTTCCTAACCCACTCTTCATCCAAGAAAACTGTCTAATGTATTTCCAAGATGGTAAAAAAGCCACCCAAGAAATCGTGACTGCACTTAAGGATATCTAAGAAGAATTTTCCGAAAAATAGCGGAAATGATTCTTGCAAAAGGGAGGCTATGGCCTCCCTTTTTTTATTAGGAGCATTCCATTGGCCGAACAAAAGGATTATAGCCACGAAGTAAAACTTCATAGATATGGATTCGTTCGTTATTTGTTGATCATAATAGGGACCATATCCCTAATTCTGGGAATTATTGGGATCTTTACGCCAGTTCTGCCCACTACTCCATTCTTACTTCTAACAGCAGCTTGTTATGCAAGAGCCTCTCAAAAGTTCTATAACTGGCTGATGAACAATAAATATTTCGGAAGTTTTATACGTGATTGGAGGATCCACAAAGCGATTCCCCTGAAAGCAAAGATCATCTCTGTCTCTACGATTGTGATCACTATGACTGTCAGCGCAATATTTGCACCGATCCTGCAAGTTAGGATCGGAATGGCTGTGATCGGTATATGCGTAATCTATTATATTCTTCGCTTTCCTACTAAAAAAGAAGAAGTGGCCGAATAATCAGTTATTGTACGGGGAACGAGAAGGAAGCATATGATATACTTTCGAATCGTTTTCTCTCAGAAGTTCCGCTGTATCCAAAGCTTCTTGGATCTTTAATTTTTTTTCGGGTTCTTCCAACATCCAAGAAGCCACGAAAGATTCCAACCTTCTGTAATCCTTAATAAAGACCAGAGACCTGAGATAGTTAATCCTATCTTCTTCTGAAAGGATCTTGGAACCCGAAATTACAGAATACACATTTGCAGAAGCCCTATAATTCGAAGTATGAAAGTAAGCATGGGCCAAAAATCTTTTTTCGTTAAAAGGAAGATCCGGGAACTGGTTATAAAGTTTGATCGCCTTGCGAAAATTTTTATCTATATCCATCGCTAGTCTTGCGTAGATATAAGCGAATTCTCTGTGAACAAAACCTTCTTTTGCAAATTCCTTACATTGAGCAAGTGCGTCCGCTTTGTTGCCCAAAAGAAAATTCACTTTTAATAATATCAGTTTTAAGTTTCTGTAATTTGGTTTGAGTTCTATTCCTTTCTCAGCTTCTGCTTTTGCTTTTAGATATTGTCCTGTTTCAAAATAAGCTAGGGCCATATTCAATCTGTAAAAGGGATTATAATTTGCAAGTTCTACCGCTTTTTGGAAATAGGAGACGGAAGATTCCCATTTACCTCTTCTTACAAAGATCATTCCAAGAAGATAATAGGATGGATCGTGACTTGGATTGATCTCGACCGCTTTCAAAAGTGATTTTTTGGACTGGGGATATCTTCCGATTACATACAAATACGCGCCGTTCAGATAATGATATTCTAAACAGTCGGGATCCAATTTTTTCAAACGTTCTATATTAGCCTGAGCGCGAGCCAAAGCATTGGATCTTAATAGATTGATGGTCTCCGTATTCAAAGCCAAGATCAGGTATTTTCTTCTGGAAACTTCGCTTTGGTCGGTTGGTTGAGGAGGAAGAGGCAACTCCCCTTCCGGAGAAGGGGCAAGTATTGACTGGTTTTCGTCGGAAGTTTCGGTTTCCTTAGATCCTAAGCCGACTCCGAACAGGAGTATAGAACCTAGGAGTAGCGCAGAAATATTCTTCCGAAAAAAGGTCATTCGGGGGCAGGGCCTAACTTTTTATAAATTTCCGTATTGTTCAGATCCGGATTAAACAGTTCCAGAGTTTCCTTATTCGCTTTTTTCACGATATAACGAATATCGAATCCAAGATTCAAAAACCTAAATATAAGCTCAGGCTCTCTGGACTTGGTTTCTTTTTCATAAAACTCGTATTCGATTCTTCGTTGGTTTTCAGGATCTTCTGGATTTTGGTAGATCGCAAGTCCCGGTCTATAGATAGAAAGTTTAGCAGCCTTGCCTGGCTCTGAATTTTTACACTGTCCGTCTGCAGAGCAAACGGAAGTTCTTTCCCATAAACCTAAGATTCTCTCCTCTAGAGGAGGTTGACAGCCTATGAGTAAGGATAAGACCGCTAGGGAAAAAAGAATTTTTTTCATGGAAGCCAAGCTATACCGCGTAGTATGGATGTCCAGGGAATTCCCGAAGCTTCTGAACTTAGAGGCGACGGGTATTGTAAGCGGCTTCGAGCTTGCGACTTACATCCGCTGAAAGTATTCGTCGATTTTAAGCACTTCGAAAGTTTTCATCAAATCTGGATGAATCTCTCTTATATCGATCTCAATACCTTCTAATTTAGCGTTTTTGCAGAACCAAACCAGAGAACTGATAGAAATGGAATTCATCACGGGAATTTTACCTAGATCCAAGACGATTTTAGCCGGTTTTTTGGCGATCGCGTCCATCAACTGGTTTCGAAATGCATAATAATCGTTAAATAGGGCAGTCAGCTCGGGCTGGATCTCTATAATCTCCGAATTTTCACCCATTTTCGATTTGAGTCCTTTTTTGGCCTTTTCCGAGAAATTTTCGGCCAGATTTCTTTTTTTATCTTTGGGAATTTCGAAATTCAACCGAAATTTTATTCGGGAGAGCTTTATGTTCCAAAAAACACATTTCATGAAGACTCAGGACTTGTTAGAGAAAGGAATGAACGCCGCCTCTATGAAAAGAAAAGTCCTAGCAGACAATATCGCAAATGCGGATGTTCCCCATTTTAAAAGAAGTGAAGTACTTTTCGAATCAATGATCAAAAGAGCCTTGGAATCGGAAAAGATAGAAGCTTCTAAAGCGATCCCTACCAGGATCGAAGACGAACGTCATATTTCCTTTTTTACTCCATTAGATTATAAATCCGTAAAGCCTAAGGCAAACATAGATTATCTGACCACAGTCAGAGCCGATGGAAATAACGTGGATCCTGAGAAAGAAGTAATGGAAGCTTCCAATTCTCAAATGCAATACATGATGATGGTCGAAAGACTGAACGCGAACTTCCGAGATTTGAAGAACGTAATGAGGTTGGCTTAATCTCAATAGAGACATAGCTGAGATTTAGAGGAAGAAGATGGGACTATTTAGCGCAGTTAATATCTCCGCCACCGGACTTTCGGCACAAAGACTTCGGATGGATGTGATCGGGAACAATATCGCGAACGCAACCACTACCAGAAATACGAATGGAGACGGACCTTTCCGCAGGGACAGAGTGATCCTAACTCCTGTAAATTTGAGAACCCGCTGGAAAAGTCCTGTTTATCCTTTTGGTCTTTCTCCCGGAGAAGGTAAAGGCGTGAAGGTAATGAAAATCGAGAAGGATATGAGTCCTTTAAGATTAACTTATGATCCTACCCATCCCGACGCGATCCAGATCGGACCTAAAAAAGGCTATGTAGAAATGCCGAACGTAAATATAGTCACCGAAATGACGGACATGATCTCTGCTTCCAGATCGTACGAGGCAAACGTCCAGATGATCAACGGATCTAAGGCAATGTTCAATAAGGCCTTAGAGATCGGAAGAGCTTAATAGGAGAGAAGAATGAACGTAGATTTTAATTCCAAACTTTGGTACACCTATAACTCAGGATATTCCGATTCTCGTTATCCTCTTTCTCCTAAAGGAGACAAGGTTTCCGTAAAGATAGAAGACCAACGTCATTACGGAGATGTAAAAGAGCCTGTGGCTCCTGATTACGTTGCAGAAAGTTTTTCAGAAGCGATGAGAAACGCGTTCAAATCCGTAAACGAACTCCAGGTAGAAGCGGACGAACTCACTCAAAAAATGGTATATGATCCGAACAGTGTGGACGCTCACGAAGTAATGGTCGCTTCTGAAAAAGCAAGAGTGGCGCTTACATTTACTAAAACTCTAGCGGATGGTGTGGTAAGAGCTTATAGAGATCTTACTTCCATGAGATAATTTTTCTAATTCGAATTTCGATTCGACTAATCTATTCCTAAAATACAATAAGACCATGTCTGAATTATTCGGATGGTTTTCGGACGGGATGATCCTCTTCGGAGGATTTCTTTCGTTTTTGCTAGCAATCGGAGAATTCCCTTCCGAGAGAAAACATAGATTCCAGGTTTTACTCTCTCTTACTCTAGTCTCTTTAGGATTCATGCAGCTTTCCGGCTCTCTGGTCCTAAATCCAAATGCAGGTCGGGATCTGAACCTAAAACTTTGGAACCTACCTTTATTATATCTTCCTCCTGCTTTTGCTTTTTTAACTCTCCTAGCTTTTTCGGAAGAAGATTTCAGATATAAGTCGATGCATCTTCTCTTCTTTCTTCCATTCTCACTCTGTTTGGGAGCGGTTTCATTTTTCAGAATAACGGAATATCCGGGACCTTCTTCCGATATCTATTGGAGTATGAATGATCCGATTTCTGGAATGGGAATCCTCTATTTAGGAGCAGGGATTTTTTCTCTAACTTTTGTTATTCCGATCTTTAAGATACTTCCCCAAATTTCGGAACTCAAGTTTAAGATCTTATTCGGGATATTTGCATTAGATTGTCTGATTGTTTCACTTTTGGGGATCGTCGGTTTGATCTTTCATCCTATCTTTCTGAAACTTGCGCTGATAACTGTGACCCTTGCAGTCTCACTTGTATATTATATCCGCAGGAAATATTTCGATTTTCCTGAAACTGTTCGCTCCGATCTGGCAAAGGTGAAGTATTCCAGGACCAGATTAGAAGGTTTAGAAGTCGAATCCATATTAGAAAAGCTGAACCTTCTATTTGAGTCCGAAAAGATCCATCGTAGGGAAGATCTGTCGTTGGCAGAACTCGCAAAAGAATTGTCCCTAACTACCCACCAATTTTCGGAACTGATCAATAATAAGATCGGAAAAGGATATTTTTCGCTTATCAACCACCATCGGATAGAAGATGCAAAAAAGTTACTTTCTGAAACGGACAAGACGGTTTTGGAGATCGCAATGACTGTCGGATTTAATAACCGTTCTTCTTTTAATGAGGCTTTTCTAAAACTTACTCAAAAAACTCCGATCTCTTACAGAAAAATGTGTAAGCCTTTATAACGCCGGACGACCGGCTTCCGGAAAAAGTGTATCTTATAGTCATCCCAAACGAGAGGACAAAGATGCAAACTCACTCTATTTCAGATCAAACAGGTTCACTTATAGGTTGGATCACTAAAATTTTTCTGGCCTTAAACTTGGCGGTTTATGCAGGATTTACTGTAGCCTTCCTTCTATTTCCGGTTCCGTTAGCGAACGCGATCGGATATACGATCCATTCCAGCGGGGCTCTTGCCGATTTCAGGGCAATGTATTCCGGTTTATGTTTCGGGGTCGGGCTTTTAGTATATTATGGTTTAATAAAGCCGGAGTTCAAAACCCAGGGCATTTTTATTTCCGTTGCAAGTGCGGCAGGATTGTTTTTTGCGAGATTGTACACACTGTTTTTAGACGGCCCAGGAAACGAATACATCTACTTAAGTATGGCTACTGAAATTGTTTCCGTATTCTTGGGGGCTTGGCTTCTAAGAAAAAATTAAGGTGAACGGACCTTCTCCGGAAATAAAAAAGGCGGGTCCAAGCCCGCCTTTTCTTTTTAAGCAAATATCGATCTTAAGGTTTGATCTTCTTGATCAATTTCAGATCCGCTTTGCCGAATACTGCGATTTCCGTTTTTCCGGAACCTTCTTCTTTGCCGGTGACGTAAATTTTTTCACCAAAGAAGGTCACGTTAGAGTTCGGGCTGATCTCTTCTTCGCTTCCAGCAGTTTTCTTTAAACCTTTATCGTAACGGCTTAAATAGTATTTTCCGTTTCTTTCCTCAAAGGCGTAGATCTCGTCTCCTTTAACGATCATTGGAGAGCGCCAGAATACCGAATCCGCTGACCAAACAGCAGGCTTTAAAGTCTCTTGATCGATCAGTATAAGTTTATGGGCCGCAGAGTGATCAGACTCGTAACCTACTACAAGCGCTTTTCCATCCACTACTTCGAATGTGCGTCCACAGATCTTATTGAAATCACCTTTGAAGATCGTATCGTCTTTAGTAGGATCTAACGCGTGAAGTTCGTTGCTATAATGTCCATCTGAAGTGTATTTTAAGGTTTTTAGGAACAGAATTTTTCCTCCGACAACGTTCTTGTCGAAATCTTCTTTTTTCTTCTGTTCTTCTTTAACTGTTTCCAGTTCCTTTTTAGTTTCTTTCAGCTCTTGTTTGAGTTCCTCTTTGGACTTATTATCGTCGGACTTAGCTTCTGATTTCTTTGAGTCTCCGGAAGAAGAACTTTTGGAATCGGAAGAAGATGAGGAAGACTTGGAATCCGATTTACGTGATTCTTCTTTCTTGGCGATATCCTTCTCTTTGTCCTTTAATTGTTGCTCTTCTTTTTTGGCCTTTTGTTGTTCTTGCTGGGCCTGTTTACGTTCTTCTTGTTTTTGAGTGATCTTTTGTTTGTTCTTAACAGGATCTTTATTCAGTTCCTGGATCTCTCTTTCGGCGTTCCTTTCTTTATTGGAAGCTTCTTCTTGTTTTCGTCTATTCTCTTCTTTTTTGTCCTGGAGTTTGCGTTTCTCTTCTTCAGCCTTATCGTTCTGAAGGTCGTTCATTCTTTTTTTATCGTCTTGACCTTCTTTCTTTTTGTCCAGGTCCTTGTTGACTTCTTTCTCCAGCTCGTCCGTATCCAGATCTTTTCCGTCATCGGAAAGAACGTTAAATACTA
This genomic interval carries:
- a CDS encoding NAD(P)(+) transhydrogenase (Re/Si-specific) subunit beta; its protein translation is MEKAYINLIYLVSSILFIIGLKLLSHPKTAVKGNFTGALGMFLAIVGVFFEYGTITQNDIIIIGAGLLVGTAIGTFIALKVEMTGMPQLVALLNGLGGLASFLVGGNSLMEILQPGHDTKQLADLQFTISTAATGIIGAVTLTGSLIAFGKLQGLISEKAVRYFGDQIVKILFLIGALYLGYLNVTEPTKIDWYWYIVLVASVLGVLLVIPIGGADMPVVIALLNSYSGLAASATGFVLGNNVLIISGSLVGASGILLTQIMCKAMNRSLPNVLFGGIGAATSSADSGDIYAGKTKSTSAEEVAMLLDMAQRVVIVPGYGMAVAQAQHAVRELYNQLTDRGIEVEFAIHPVAGRMPGHMNVLLAEADIPYDKMKEMDEINPTFNTVDVVIINGANDVVNPLAKTDPGSPIAGMPILDVDKAKTIIVIKRSLSPGFAGVPNPLFIQENCLMYFQDGKKATQEIVTALKDI
- a CDS encoding YbaN family protein is translated as MAEQKDYSHEVKLHRYGFVRYLLIIIGTISLILGIIGIFTPVLPTTPFLLLTAACYARASQKFYNWLMNNKYFGSFIRDWRIHKAIPLKAKIISVSTIVITMTVSAIFAPILQVRIGMAVIGICVIYYILRFPTKKEEVAE
- a CDS encoding tetratricopeptide repeat protein, which codes for MTFFRKNISALLLGSILLFGVGLGSKETETSDENQSILAPSPEGELPLPPQPTDQSEVSRRKYLILALNTETINLLRSNALARAQANIERLKKLDPDCLEYHYLNGAYLYVIGRYPQSKKSLLKAVEINPSHDPSYYLLGMIFVRRGKWESSVSYFQKAVELANYNPFYRLNMALAYFETGQYLKAKAEAEKGIELKPNYRNLKLILLKVNFLLGNKADALAQCKEFAKEGFVHREFAYIYARLAMDIDKNFRKAIKLYNQFPDLPFNEKRFLAHAYFHTSNYRASANVYSVISGSKILSEEDRINYLRSLVFIKDYRRLESFVASWMLEEPEKKLKIQEALDTAELLRENDSKVYHMLPSRSPYNN
- a CDS encoding LIC10301 family lipoprotein, which gives rise to MKKILFSLAVLSLLIGCQPPLEERILGLWERTSVCSADGQCKNSEPGKAAKLSIYRPGLAIYQNPEDPENQRRIEYEFYEKETKSREPELIFRFLNLGFDIRYIVKKANKETLELFNPDLNNTEIYKKLGPAPE
- a CDS encoding STAS domain-containing protein → MGENSEIIEIQPELTALFNDYYAFRNQLMDAIAKKPAKIVLDLGKIPVMNSISISSLVWFCKNAKLEGIEIDIREIHPDLMKTFEVLKIDEYFQRM
- the flgB gene encoding flagellar basal body rod protein FlgB; protein product: MFQKTHFMKTQDLLEKGMNAASMKRKVLADNIANADVPHFKRSEVLFESMIKRALESEKIEASKAIPTRIEDERHISFFTPLDYKSVKPKANIDYLTTVRADGNNVDPEKEVMEASNSQMQYMMMVERLNANFRDLKNVMRLA
- the flgC gene encoding flagellar basal body rod protein FlgC is translated as MGLFSAVNISATGLSAQRLRMDVIGNNIANATTTRNTNGDGPFRRDRVILTPVNLRTRWKSPVYPFGLSPGEGKGVKVMKIEKDMSPLRLTYDPTHPDAIQIGPKKGYVEMPNVNIVTEMTDMISASRSYEANVQMINGSKAMFNKALEIGRA
- the fliE gene encoding flagellar hook-basal body complex protein FliE, with the translated sequence MNVDFNSKLWYTYNSGYSDSRYPLSPKGDKVSVKIEDQRHYGDVKEPVAPDYVAESFSEAMRNAFKSVNELQVEADELTQKMVYDPNSVDAHEVMVASEKARVALTFTKTLADGVVRAYRDLTSMR
- a CDS encoding helix-turn-helix domain-containing protein, translated to MSELFGWFSDGMILFGGFLSFLLAIGEFPSERKHRFQVLLSLTLVSLGFMQLSGSLVLNPNAGRDLNLKLWNLPLLYLPPAFAFLTLLAFSEEDFRYKSMHLLFFLPFSLCLGAVSFFRITEYPGPSSDIYWSMNDPISGMGILYLGAGIFSLTFVIPIFKILPQISELKFKILFGIFALDCLIVSLLGIVGLIFHPIFLKLALITVTLAVSLVYYIRRKYFDFPETVRSDLAKVKYSRTRLEGLEVESILEKLNLLFESEKIHRREDLSLAELAKELSLTTHQFSELINNKIGKGYFSLINHHRIEDAKKLLSETDKTVLEIAMTVGFNNRSSFNEAFLKLTQKTPISYRKMCKPL
- a CDS encoding DUF4345 family protein — translated: MQTHSISDQTGSLIGWITKIFLALNLAVYAGFTVAFLLFPVPLANAIGYTIHSSGALADFRAMYSGLCFGVGLLVYYGLIKPEFKTQGIFISVASAAGLFFARLYTLFLDGPGNEYIYLSMATEIVSVFLGAWLLRKN
- a CDS encoding P83/100 family protein gives rise to the protein MSRIRLAVFLIFLGSFSFPIFAQEGPKLGEKEVRSSGKVNFVNRSAARADEETKGSNARTGAGISEALKKDPKSPASADGITAIRILPDEKEKKFGADLISIGKDADYGHINSIQRILSGYVKANFGYSEANSDTLATYILYYNAIHRKGADYLKRKYNTEVVKNAQNDKIGIGRRYTEWPGKTQIVIPIVFNVLSDDGKDLDTDELEKEVNKDLDKKKEGQDDKKRMNDLQNDKAEEEKRKLQDKKEENRRKQEEASNKERNAEREIQELNKDPVKNKQKITQKQEERKQAQQEQQKAKKEEQQLKDKEKDIAKKEESRKSDSKSSSSSSDSKSSSSGDSKKSEAKSDDNKSKEELKQELKETKKELETVKEEQKKKEDFDKNVVGGKILFLKTLKYTSDGHYSNELHALDPTKDDTIFKGDFNKICGRTFEVVDGKALVVGYESDHSAAHKLILIDQETLKPAVWSADSVFWRSPMIVKGDEIYAFEERNGKYYLSRYDKGLKKTAGSEEEISPNSNVTFFGEKIYVTGKEEGSGKTEIAVFGKADLKLIKKIKP